One genomic window of Cannabis sativa cultivar Pink pepper isolate KNU-18-1 chromosome 2, ASM2916894v1, whole genome shotgun sequence includes the following:
- the LOC115720298 gene encoding uncharacterized protein LOC115720298: protein MNLYYYDLETIERHIFVKGFYTKYVLWEFHGEDITGIHEDQENAESNVEEDNTLYDSDDEDDDDMIPALEDLSNQSHRNSDFVNLGDSNGDNNARNSLPNLFDEAEKELYPGCTVFSSLTFIVNLMHIKVMCDWSNKSFDLLLDLLWKAFPKDNKIPRSYYEAKKMLRDLGLRYETIHVCKDNCALFWKENENAERCPVCDHERYKFQGTKGKKIPYKKMQYFPITQRLQRLFMSRHTSTDMRWHKEERVDTDGELRHPADAEVWKDFDRQYPNFAKETRNVRLGFATDGFNPFGDLSNAHSMWPVLLMPYNMPPWKCMKREFVMMALLIPGPSAPGKDIDVFLRPLIDELKELWENGVRTFDIVDQEYFTMRAAVLWTINDFPAYGT from the coding sequence ATGAACTTATACTATTATGACTTGGAGACAATTGAGCGTCATATATTTGTAAAAggattttatacaaaatatgttCTATGGGAGTTTCACGGGGAAGATATCACAGGAATACATGAGGATCAAGAGAATGCAGAATCAAACGTTGAGGAAGACAACACATTATATGatagtgatgatgaagatgatgacgATATGATACCAGCATTAGAGGATTTATCTAATCAATCTCATAGAAATAGTGATTTTGTGAACCTTGGAGATTCAAATGGTGACAACAATGCAAGGAATTCATTGCCTAACTTATTTGATGAAGCTGAAAAGGAGTTGTACCCCGGATGCACGGTATTCTCAAGCttaacatttattgttaatctaaTGCACATTAAAGTGATGTGTGATTGGAGTAACAAATCATTTGATCTGCTATTGGACTTACTTTGGAAAGCATTTCCCAAAGACAATAAGATTCCACGGTCGTATTACGAGGCTAAGAAAATGTTGCGTGATCTTGGTTTAAGATATGAAACCATTCATGTGTGTAAGGACAATTGTGCTTTATTTTGGAAAGAGAATGAAAATGCTGAAAGATGTCCTGTATGTGATCATGAACGATACAAATTTCAAGGAACTAAAGGCAAGAAGATCCCATACAAAAAGATGCAATATTTTCCCATAACTCAACGTCTACAACGACTTTTTATGTCTCGCCATACATCAACTGATATGAGGTGGCATAAGGAAGAACGTGTTGATACTGATGGTGAACTTAGACACCCAGCTGATGCAGAAGTCTGGAAGGATTTCGATCGACAATATCCtaattttgcaaaagaaactagaAATGTTAGGTTGGGATTTGCAACAGATGGATTCAATCCATTCGGTGATTTATCAAACGCACATAGTATGTGGCCAGTGTTGCTAATGCCATATAACATGCCTCCATGGAAATGTATGAAACGAGAATTCGTAATGATGGCATTACTAATTCCAGGACCCAGTGCTCCAGGCAAAGACATAGATGTCTTTTTACGACCTCTAATTGATGAGCTCAAGGAATTATGGGAAAATGGGGTGCGTACTTTTGATATTGTTGACCAAGAATATTTTACAATGCGTGCTGCAGTATTATGGACGATTAATGATTTTCCGGCATATGGTACGTAA